In Calonectris borealis chromosome 10, bCalBor7.hap1.2, whole genome shotgun sequence, a single genomic region encodes these proteins:
- the MRPS25 gene encoding small ribosomal subunit protein mS25, with translation MPMKGRFPIRRTLQYLSQGDVIFKSSVKVMTVNYNTAGELSEGARKFVFFNIPQIQYKNPWVQIMLFRNMTPSPFLRFYLDNGEQVLVDVEDKTNKEITEHIKKILGKSKETLEKEERERKKLSHPATFGPKKYHLRECMCEIEGQVPCPAFVPLPKEMRGKYKAAVKNEASA, from the exons ATGCCGATGAAAGGCAGGTTCCCCATCAGGCGGACGCTGCAGTATCTCAGCCAGGGCGACGTCATCTTCAAGAGCTCGGTGAAGGTGATGACCGTGAACTACAACACGGCGGGAGAGCTGAGCGAGGGTGCCAG aaAGTTCGTGTTTTTCAACATCCCCCAGATCCAGTACAAGAACCCCTGGGTGCAGATCATGCTGTTCAGGAACATGACCCCCTCGCCCTTCCTCCGGTTCTATCTGG ACAACGGAGAACAAGTTTTGGTTGACGTGGAAGATAAAACCAACAAAGAGATAActgagcacattaaaaaaatcttgggGAAAAGCAA AGAAACgcttgaaaaagaggaaagagaaaggaaaaaactaTCACATCCAGCAACTTTTGGGCCCAAGAAGTACCATCTGCGAGAATGCATGTGTGAAATTGAAGGCCAAGTTCCCTGCCCTGCTTTTGTGCCACTGCCCAAAGAGATGAGGGGAAAATACAAAGCTGCTGTGAAAAATGAAGCATCAGCCTGA